A genomic stretch from Theobroma cacao cultivar B97-61/B2 chromosome 4, Criollo_cocoa_genome_V2, whole genome shotgun sequence includes:
- the LOC18601588 gene encoding UPF0301 protein Plut_0637, giving the protein MEACCLSSNSFTKSVELVPSIKAKALSFPKRNANLSHRRKVAFPTCITCCHLGSSSPLDDDSRPILDPDWRSFRARLVAEEKVSRPEDSSAYADPDHPPVTLGDKWAHIIHEPEKGCLLIAKEKLDGVHIFERTVILLLSTGPIGPSGIILNRPSLMSIKEMRSTVLDVVGTFSDRPLFFGGPLEEGLFLVSPTGNDNSAVFEEVMKGLYYGTKESVGCAAEMVKRNEVGAGDLRFFDGYCGWEKEQLNEEIRAGYWTVAACSPSVIGLGSVGSVGLWEEILGLMGPRKVW; this is encoded by the exons ATGGAAGCTTGCTGTCTTTCGTCAAATTCATTCACTAAAAGCGTTGAGCTTGTGCCCTCAATCAAAGCTAAAGCACTCTCCTTTCCAAAAAGAAACGCCAACCTTTCCCACCGTAGAAAAGTTGCCTTCCCAACTTGTATAACAT GCTGCCATCTCGGTTCATCTTCACCGTTGGATGATGACAGCAGACCAATCCTTGATCCTGATTGGCGTTCATTTAGAGCAAGATTAGTGGCTGAGGAGAAAGTATCAAGGCCCGAGGACTCGTCAGCATATGCCGACCCTGATCATCCACCAGTTACGCTTGGTGACAAATGGGCTCATATAATCCATGAACCGGAAAAGGGTTGTCTGCTCATCGCCAAGGAGAAGCTGGATGGGGTCCACATTTTCGAACGGACGGTGATCCTGCTCTTATCAACTGGGCCCATAGGCCCATCCGGGATCATATTGAACCGGCCGTCGCTGATGTCGATAAAAGAAATGAGATCGACGGTGCTGGACGTTGTGGGGACGTTCTCGGATAGGCCATTGTTCTTCGGCGGGCCTTTGGAAGAAGGGTTGTTCCTGGTGAGCCCGACGGGGAATGATAACAGCGCGGTGTTTGAAGAGGTTATGAAAGGGTTGTATTACGGAACGAAAGAGAGCGTTGGATGTGCAGCGGAGATGGTCAAGAGAAACGAGGTCGGGGCAGGGGATTTAAGGTTCTTCGATGGGTATTGTGGGTGGGAGAAGGAGCAATTGAATGAGGAGATAAGGGCTGGTTATTGGACAGTGGCAGCTTGTAGCCCAAGTGTAATTGGTCTTGGGAGTGTAGGAAGTGTTGGGCTTTGGGAAGAGATTCTTGGGCTTATGGGTCCTAGAAAGGTTTGGTGA
- the LOC18601587 gene encoding pentatricopeptide repeat-containing protein At3g29230, with protein sequence MPYLFPLPSFKNFFFILTLLLFYFSKATLKSTSSKSQTFLLHQNLQCRTSFSMQNSHHFPLPKPFQNPMSIPFKSPSWFSTRRLFEQKLQDLHKCTNLSHIKQLQAQIIRQNLHQDLYIAPKLISAFSLCRQITLALNVFNQIQDPNVHLYNNLIRAYVQNSQPSQAFSFFFDMQWNGILADNFTYTFLLKACTDLKMVEMIHTQIEKNGFLSDIFVPNALIDSYSKFGELGIKAALKLFMVMEDRDVVSWNSMMGGLLKVGELREARKLFDEMPQRDMVSWNTILDGYVKAGEMEKAFELFQKIPQRNVVSWSTMVSGYSKAGDMDMARVLFDRMPVKTLVPWTIIISGYAEKGLAKEAIELYDRMEQDGLELDDGTVIGILAACAESGLLAVGVKVHNSIERLRFRCSIAVCNALVDMYAKCGSLDKAWSVFNGMPKRDVVSWNAMLQGFAMHGHGKEALQVFSRLKKEGFQPDRVTFVGILCACTHAGFIDEGVEYFYVMEKDYGIVPQIEHYGCMVDLLGRGGRLNEAFRLVQIMPFEPNAIIWGTLLAACRLHNAVKLAEKVIDHLLKLDPSDPGNYSMLANIFAASGDWDNVASVRLRMKSIGVQKPSGSSSIEIDNEVHDFTVFDKSHPKFDGIYQMIERLREDLKQVVHPEGTTLPIEVGEVVI encoded by the coding sequence ATGCCTTATCTCTTCCCCCTTCCAAGTTTCAagaattttttcttcattctaaCTCTTTTGCTCTTCTACTTTAGCAAAGCCACTCTCAAGAGCACGAGTTCAAAAAGCCAAACCTTTTTACTTCATCAAAATCTCCAATGCAGAACCTCATTTTCTATGCAAAATTCCCACCATTTTCCTCTCCCTAAACCCTTCCAAAACCCCATGTCTATCCCTTTTAAATCCCCATCATGGTTCTCCACGAGAAGGCTCTTTGAACAAAAGCTCCAAGACCTCCATAAATGTACTAACTTAAGCCACATTAAACAACTCCAAGCCCAAATAATCAGACAAAATCTTCACCAAGACCTTTATATAGCTCCCAAGTTAATTTCAGCTTTCTCTCTTTGCCGCCAAATAACCTTAGCTCTTAACGTTTTTAACCAAATTCAAGACCCCAATGTTCATTTGTATAACAATTTGATAAGAGCCTATGTACAAAATTCACAGCCCAGCCaagccttttcttttttctttgatatgCAATGGAATGGGATTTTGGCTGACAATTTTACGtatacttttcttttaaaggcTTGTACTGATCTGAAAATGGTGGAAATGATACATACCCAGATTGAAAAAAATGGTTTTTTGAGTGATATTTTTGTACCGAATGCTCTTATTGATAGTTATTCAAAGTTTGGAGAATTGGGTATTAAAGCAGCTTTGAAGTTGTTTATGGTAATGGAAGATAGAGATGTTGTTTCCTGGAATTCTATGATGGGGGGGCTATTGAAAGTTGGGGAGTTGAGGGAAGCTAGGAAGTTGTTTGATGAAATGCCTCAGAGAGATATGGTTAGTTGGAATACAATTTTGGATGGTTATGTTAAAGCAGGAGAGATGGAGAAAGCTTTTGAATTGTTTCAAAAGATACCTCAGAGGAATGTTGTGTCTTGGTCAACGATGGTTTCAGGTTATAGTAAGGCTGGGGATATGGATAtggctagggttttgtttGATAGGATGCCAGTTAAGACATTGGTTCCTTGGACTATAATTATATCCGGCTATGCAGAAAAGGGGTTAGCAAAGGAAGCTATTGAGTTGTATGATCGAATGGAGCAAGATGGACTGGAGTTGGATGATGGAACTGTTATTGGTATTCTGGCTGCTTGTGCTGAGTCTGGTTTGTTAGCAGTGGGTGTAAAAGTGCATAATTCAATAGAGAGGCTTAGGTTTAGATGTAGCATTGCGGTGTGTAATGCATTAGTTGATATGTATGCAAAGTGTGGTAGTCTGGACAAGGCATGGAGTGTTTTCAATGGAATGCCAAAAAGGGATGTGGTTTCTTGGAATGCGATGCTGCAGGGGTTTGCTATGCATGGGCATGGGAAGGAAGCACTTCAAGTTTTCTCCAGATTGAAGAAGGAAGGATTTCAGCCTGATAGAGTTACTTTTGTTGGTATCTTGTGTGCCTGTACCCATGCAGGCTTTATTGATGAGGGTGTTGAATACTTCTATGTGATGGAAAAGGATTATGGGATTGTTCCCCAAATCGAGCATTATGGTTGCATGGTTGACCTTTTAGGCCGTGGAGGGCGTTTAAATGAAGCTTTTAGACTTGTTCAAATCATGCCTTTTGAACCAAATGCCATTATTTGGGGTACGCTTTTGGCTGCATGCCGATTGCATAATGCTGTGAAACTGGCAGAGAAGGTGATTGATCACCTTCTTAAATTGGATCCTTCAGATCCCGGAAATTATTCCATGTTAGCAAATATTTTTGCTGCATCAGGGGATTGGGACAATGTTGCAAGTGTAAGGCTTCGAATGAAGAGCATAGGGGTCCAAAAACCATCAGGATCAAGTTCTATTGAAATAGACAATGAGGTCCATGATTTCACTGTATTTGATAAATCACACCCAAAATTTGATGGAATATATCAAATGATTGAGAGGTTGCGAGAGGACCTTAAGCAAGTTGTACACCCCGAAGGTACAACCTTACCGATAGAAGTTGGTGAGGTGGTGATTTAG